A window of Pseudomonas alcaliphila JAB1 genomic DNA:
TCGAACAAGGTCGGCCTGGAGGCCAATCCGCAGAATTTCCTGCTGATGCATGCCATGGGGCCTAATGTGGCCGGGGTGATCGGCTCGGCCGTGGCGGCGGGGGTGTTGCTCAGTTTCGTTGGCTGATAGATGCGGAGTTCGCTCCGCGTCTTTTCGTTACCCATAAAAAAACCGGCTCAAGGCCGGTTTTTTATTAGCTCGCCTCAGGCTTCTTCGGCGGCCATTTCCACGTCGTGGGCAATCAGAGCGACCAGCGCGTTCTGCTGGCGGCGCGACAACTGACGAAAACGCTGCAGCAATTCACGCTCATGGAGGCTCAGTTCGGGGCTGTCGAGACGCAGGCTGAGATCGTCATCCAGCGCACCTTCCTGAAGCATGCTTTGCTCCAGGCGGGCGATGATTTCCGAATTCATGCTGCGGTGATGGTTGCGTGCTACGTCAGCGATACGCTCACGCATGCCATCTGGCAAGCGAACGACAAATTTGTCAGCCGTGCGGCTGGAATAAATAGCCTGTTTCATAGGGCGCATACATTACCGGTTAGTTCAGGGAGCGATACTGGTAGTCAGTGTCGAGATTGTCACCGGTTTGACTGTGTTTCGCACTAGCCGTTCAACCGGTATCGCGTTCTGCGTCATTATGACCCGAGAGTCATCTGAACAGTTCCTTGACGCCAAATACGTGTCGGATTGTGATTCAGGTGGCGGCTTTATGCCAGCACCGATTGTCTGAAATGCGTGGTATTCGGCAGAACTCATCTTGTCGCGTCGCTCGAGCATAAAAGTTTCAAGTTTCGGTCACTCAATCGTCATCCGTGGTTCACGGGTCTGACACAGCTTGCGCCTACCTTGGTCTACACCAGAAGGCGCGAGTTAGCTGCCTTCGTATCGACAATGATAGTAGAGGGCCAGCCCATGCGCGCAGCGATTCGAGTCGACCGTCTGAACAAGAGCTTCGGCCGCAAACAGGCGTTGTTCGACCTGGCGCTGTCGGTACAGCCAGGTGAAATGGTGGCCTTGATCGGTGCTTCGGGGTCGGGCAAGTCGACCCTGCTGCGCCATCTCGCCGGCTTGGCACGCGGCGATGCCGGCAGTATCGAAGTGCTCGGTCGCCAGGTCCAGGCCGATGGTCGCCTCAACGGCGACGTGCGCCGTCAGCGCGCCGATATCGGCTACATCTTCCAGCAGTTCAATCTGGTCGGCCGCCTCAGTGTGATGCAGAACGTGCTGCTCGGTGGTCTGGGGCGCATGCCGCGCTGGCGTGGCAGCCTCAGCCTGTTCAATGCCGAGGAAAGGCAGCGTGCCATGCAGGCGCTGGAGCGGGTCGGTCTGGCCGAGTTCGCTGCGCAGCGTGCTTCGACCCTCTCCGGGGGGCAGCAGCAACGCGTAGCCATCGCCCGTGCGCTGTGCCAGCAGGCCGAGGTGATTCTCGCCGACGAGCCGATCGCCTCGCTCGACCCGGAGTCGGCACGCAAGGTGATGGAGATTCTCGCCGACATCAACCGCTGCGACGGCAAGACGGTGGTGGTGACCCTGCATCAGGTCGACTACGCGGTGCGCTATTGCCAGCGCGCCGTGGCGCTCAAGGGCGGGCGCATTCATTTCGACGGACCCACCGAAAGCTTCAATCCCGATTTTCTCAACGATCTCTACGGCGGCGATCTCGATATCAGCCTGCTGCTGCCGCAAGGGCAGCGCCCACGGGCTGTAGAGCGTCCGCTGACACTGGCCAAGGCCTGACGTCGCCTCCCTCATTCGAAACAACAACGCCAACCCGCAACAGGAGTGTGCTCCATGTTCAAACGCATCGGCCAGGTGCTGGCTGCCTCTGCGCTCGTCACCGGTTCCCTGCTGGGCTCGGTCCAGGCCGCCGAGGAACTCAACTTCGGCATCATCTCCACCGAGTCCTCGCAGAACCTCAAGGCCATGTGGGAGCCCTTCCTGGCTGACATGAGCAAGCAGACCGGGGTGAAGATCAACGCCTTCTTCGCCCCGGACTATGCCGGGATCATCCAGGGCATGCGCTTCGACAAGGTCGACGTGGCCTGGTACGGCAACAAGTCGGCGATGGAAGCGGTGGACCGCGCCGGCGGCGAGATCTTCGCCCAGACCGTAGCGGCCAACGGCGCCCAGGGCTACTACAGCCTGCTGGTGGCGCACAAGGACAGCCCGATCAATTCGGTCGAGGACATGCTCAAGAACGCCAAGAGCCTGACCTTCGCCAACGGCGACCCGAACTCCACTTCCGGTTATCTGGTGCCCGGTTACTACGTGTTCGCCCAGAACAACGCCGACGCCGGCAAGATCTTCAAGCGCTCGCTCAACGGCAGTCATGAGGTCAACGCCTTGTCGGTGGCCAACAAGCAGGTCGATGTCGGCACCTTCAACAGCGAGGGCATGGAGCGTCTGGAAGTGACCGCGCCGGACAAGGCCGCGCAGCTCAAGGTGATCTGGACCTCGCCGCTGATCCCCTCCGACCCCATCGTCTGGCGCAAGAATCTGCCGCAGGAAACCCGCGACAAGCTGCGTGACTTCTTCATGACCTACGGCGCCAAGCCGGAGGAGAAGAAGGTGCTCGAAGACCTGCAGTGGGGCCAGTTCAAGGCTTCGGACAACGATCAGTTGCTGCCGATTCGTCAGCTCGAACTGTTCAAGAAACGTACCGAAGTGGCCAATAACGACAAGCTCAAGGACGCCGACAAGCAGGCTCAGCTCAAGGAGCTGGACGACGAGTTGGCCAAGCTGGAGCAGCGTATGGCCGAGCGTGAGAAGCAGGGCGGCGCCAGCGCCGGCTGACCCCGAGAGCCGCCCCGCGCTGGTGGGGCGGCTCGCGAAAAGCTCGCCGCTGAAGCGCCTTCCACAGGATCGAGAATTACCCATGACCACACTGACCACCGCCACCCCGGTCGCCGACGGCAAGCGCAGCTGGCCGCAACTTATCGGCTGGGGCCTGTTCTTCGCCGTACTTGCCTGGTCCTGGCAGGGCGCGGAAATGAACCCGCTGGCGCTGGTGCGCGATGCCGGCAACATGGCCACCTTCGCCGCCGACTTCTTTCCGCCGGATTTCAGCAACTGGCAGCACTACCTCAAGGAGATGGTCGTCACCGTGCAGATCGCCCTCTGGGGCACGGTGCTGGCCATCGTCTGCGCCATTCCGCTGGGCATTCTCTGCTCCGAGAACATCGTGCCCTGGTGGATCTATCAGCCGGTACGCCGGGTGATGGATGCCTGCCGTTCGATCAACGAAATGGTCTTCGCCATGCTCTTCGTCGTCGCGGTCGGCCTCGGCCCCTTCGCTGGCGTGCTGGCACTGTTCATTAGCACCACCGGGGTGCTGGCCAAATTGTTCGCCGAGGCGGTCGAGGCCATCGATCCGGGCCCGGTGGAAGGCGTGCGCGCCACTGGTGCCAGCGCCCTGCAGGAAGTGATCTTCGGCGTCATCCCGCAGGTGCTGCCGCTGTGGATCTCCTACTCGCTGTACCGCTTCGAGTCCAACGTTCGCTCGGCAACCGTGGTCGGCATGGTCGGCGCTGGTGGTATCGGGGTGATCCTCTGGGAGGCCATACGCGGCTTCCAGTTCGCCCAGACCTGCGCCCTGCTGATCGTGATCATCCTGGTGGTGAGCGCCATCGACATCCTGTCCCAGCGCCTGCGCAAGCTCTTTATCTGAAGGAGGAGGAGGGCGCCTGCGTGCGCCCTTTTCAAACGATGAACTTGTCTAGACAAAGCGAACCGCTGTACCGCGAACTGGCCGCCGTGTTGCGCGAGGACGTGCAGCGCATGAGCCCGGGCGACTACCTGCCGGGCGAGATGCAACTGGCCGCCCGTTTTTCCGTCAATCGCCACACCCTGCGTCGCGCCGTGGACGAGCTGGTGCTCGAAGGCCGCCTGCTGCGCCGCCAGGGCAAGGGCACCCAGGTGTTGGCCAAGCCGCTGGTGTATCCGGTGGAGGCGGGCAGTGCCTTCAGCCAGTCGCTGTCGGCGCTCGGCCACCGCGTCGAGGCGCACTTGCTCGAGCGCCTGCGCCGCAGCGGCAGCAGCGAGGAGTGCCGCCATCTGCAATTGCCCGATGGCAGCGAGCTGGTCGAACTGGCCACCCTGCGCCTGCTCGATGGTCAGCCGCTGAGCCTGATCCGTCACCGTTTCTGCGCCAGCCTGGCGCCGCTGCTGGCCGACTACCGGGGCGGTTCGCTGCGCCAGTACCTGGCTGAGCGCGATCTGCCGCTGGCGCGCACCTTCAGCCTGATCGGTGCGCGTCTGCCCAGCCGCGAGGAGGCGGCGCACCTGCTGATGCCGCGCCATGCGCCGCTGCTCAGTGTGCTCACGCTGTCCCGTGATCCCGCCGGTCGTGCCGTGGAGCTGGCGCAATCCAGCAGCCGCGCCGACCGCTTCCAGTACCAGGTCGCGACCTGATGGAGACCCGCATGAACGACCTTGATCCGAACATCGCCGCGCGCCAGCGCTGGATGGGGGTACTGGCCCGCGCCGGCGACGCCCTCGATGCCCACGAGGCGGCGCTCAAGGACAGCGCCTACCAACTGATCCGCGCCCCCGAAGTGGGCATGACCCTGGTGCGTGGGCGCATGGGCGGCACCGGCAGCGCCTTCAACCTTGGCGAGATGAGTGTGACCCGCTGCGTGGTGCGCCTGGCCGACGGCCGTACCGGCTACAGCTACCTGGCCGGTCGCGACAAGCGCCGCGCCGAACTAGCGGCGCTGGCCGACGCCCACCTGCAGGGCAGCGACCAGGCGCGCTGGCTCAGCGACCTGATCGAACCCCTGGCCCGCCAGCAGCGCGAGCAGCGCCTGGCCCGGGCTGCCCGCACCGCCACCACCCAGGTGGAATTCTTCACCCTGGTCAGAGGAGAGGACTGATGACTACGCTGCACAGCTCGCACTGGCTGCAACCGGCTTTCGACGACCCGGTGCTGGACGCCCAGGTCAGCTTCCGCGCGGCCCTCGGAGCCCTGGCGGAGCCGGGCCTGCCGCGTGCCATGGATCGCGCCCATGCATTGGGTGGGCTGGCACCGGCCACCTATGGCCTGTGCCTGGCCTTCCTCGACAGCGATACGCCGTTGTGGCTGGCGCCGCGCTTCGACACGCCGTTGATCCGTGCCAACCTGGCATTCCATTGCGGCTGCCCGATCGTCGCCGAGCGCGAGATTGCCCTGTTCGCCCTGCTCGATGAAAGCGAGTTGAGCGATCTGTCGGACTTCGACAACGGCAGCGAACGCTACCCGGATCAGTCCTGCACGCTGCTGATCCAGTTGGGTGATCTGCACGCTGGCCCAGCCCTGCGCTGGCGCGGCCCGGGCATCAAGGACGTGCGCAGCGTCAGCCTGCCGTTGCCGGCCTCGTTCTGGCAGCAGCGCCAGGCGCGCAACGCTTTTCCCCGTGGTCTGGACTGCTTCTTCGCCGCTGACGGCGAGGTCATCGGCCTGCCACGCAGCACCCACGTGCTGATCGAAACCGAGGAGGCCGCCTGATGTATGTCGCCGTCAAGGGTGGCGAACGCGCCATCGACAATGCCCATCAACTGCTGGCCAGCCGTCGCCGTGGCGATACCGCCGTCGCCGAACTGAGCGTGCAGCAGGTGCGTCAGCAACTGCCGCTGGCCGTGGCCCGCGTCATGAGCGAAGGCTCGCTGTACGACGAGGAACTGGCTGCGCTGGCGATCAAGCAGGCCGCGGGCGATCTGATGGAAGCCATCTTCCTCTTGCGCGCCTACCGCACCACGCTGCCGCGCTTCGGCGCCAGCGAGCCGCTGGATACCACGAAGATGCAGCTGGAACGGCGCATCTCCGCCACCTTCAAGGATCTGCCCGGTGGTCAATTGCTCGGCCCGACCTTCGACTACACCCATCGCCTGCTGGACTTCGCCCTGCTGGCCGAGGGTGAGTATCCGGCGCCGGAGGCCGCGGTGACCGATGAGCCCAAGCCCTGCCCTCGGGTTCTGGACTTTCTTGCAGGCGAGGGCCTGATGGCCCGCGAGACGGACGACGGCGCGCCGGTGCCAGACATCACCCGCGAGCCGCTGGCCTTTCCCGCCAGCCGCGCCGAGCGCCTGCAGGCGCTGGCCCGTGGCGACGAGGGCTTCCTCCTGGCGCTGGGTTATTCCACCCAGCGTGGCTACGGACGCAACCACCCCTTCGCCGGGGAGATCCGCATCGGCGCCGTCGAGGTGTGGATGACGCCCGCCGAACTGGGTTTCGCCGTGCCACTGGGCGACATCGAAATCACCGAGTGCGAGATGGTTAACCAGTTCGTCGGTGAAAGCGCCGAGCAGGCGCAGTTCACCCGCGGCTACGGTCTGGCCTTCGGTTACGCCGAACGCAAGGCCATGGGCATGGCCCTGGTCGACCGCGCGCTGCGTGCCCGTGAGTACGGCGAGGAAGTGCAGGGCCCGGCGCAGGAGGAGGAATTCGTGCTGATGCACTGCGACAACGTCGAGGCCTCCGGCTTCGTCTCGCACCTCAAGTTGCCGCACTACGTCGACTTCCAGGCCGAACTGGAACTGATCCGCAAGCTGCGCCGCCAGAGGAGAACCGCTGATGAATCTGTCTAACGCAAGCGGCGCCCACGAGGCGTCGGCCTACAACTTCGCCTACCTCGACGAGCAGACCAAGCGCATGATCCGCCGTGGCCTGCTCAAGGCCGTGGCGATCCCCGGTTACCAGGTGCCTTTCGGTGGCCGCGAGATGCCGCTGCCCTACGGCTGGGGCACCGGCGGCATGCAAGTGACTGCCGCCATCCTGGGCCGTGATGATGTGCTCAAGGTGATCGACCAGGGCGCCGACGACACCACCAATGCGGTGTCGATCCGCCGCTTTTTCGCCCGCACTGCCGGCGTCGCCACCACCGAGCGTACTCGTGATGCCAGCGTGATCCAGACCCGTCACCGCATTCCGGAAACGCCGCTGGTGGCCGGACAGATCATGGTCTATCAGGTGCCGATTCCTGAGCCGCTGCGTTTCATCGAACCGTCCGAGAGCGAGACGCGCACCATGCATGCGCTGGAAGACTACGGCGTGATGCACGTGAAGCTGTACGAGGACATCGCCACCTTCGGCCATATCGCCACCGCCTATACCTACCCGGTGACGGTGGACAAGCGCTACGTGATGGATCCGTCGCCGATTCCCAAGTTCGACAACCCCAAGCTGGACATGAGCCCGGCGCTGATGCTGTTCGGTGCCGGCCGCGAGAAGCGCCTGTACGCGGTGCCGCCCTTTACTCAGGTGGTCAGCCTGGACTTCGAGGATCACCCCTTCGCCGTGCAGCAGTGGGACGAATGCTGCGCCTTCTGTGGCAGCACCGAGTCCTTCCTCGATGAGCTGATCGTCGATGACGCCGGCAGCAAGCGCTACGTCTGCTCCGACACCGACTACTGCCGCCAGCGCACCGAGCGCCTCGAGGAGAACCAGCAATGAGCGCCGCCGAACGTCTGCAACCTGCCGTGGCAGCGACCGAGCCGCTGTTCTCGGTGCGTGACCTGACCCGTCTGTACGGCCCGGACAAGGGCTGCCAGGGCGTCAGCTTCGACCTCTATCCCGGCGAAGTGCTGGGCATAGTCGGCGAGTCCGGCTCGGGCAAGTCCACCTTGCTCAGCTTGCTCTCCGGGCGCTGCCCGCCGGATCGCGGCGCGGTCAGTTATCGCGGTCGCGACGATCAGTGGCTCGACCTGTACAGCGCCAGTGAGGCCGAGCGGCGCACGCTGTTGCGTACCGAATGGGGCTTCGTCGAGCAGAACCCGCGTGACGGCTTGCGCATGGCGGTGTCGGCCGGCGCCAACATCGGCGAGCGGCTGATGGCTCAGGGCGTGCGCCACTACGGTGAGCTGCGCGCCGCCGGGCTCGACTGGCTGAGCCAGGTGGAGATCGACCCGGCACGTATCGACGACCTGCCGCGTACCTTCTCCGGCGGCATGCAGCAACGCCTGCAGATCGCCCGCAACCTGGTGTCCTCGCCACGCCTGGTGTTCATGGACGAGCCGACCGGCGGGCTGGACGTGTCGGTGCAGGCGCGCCTGCTCGATCTGCTGCGCGGCCTGGTGCGTGAGCTGGATCTGGCCGTGGTGATCGTCACCCATGACCTGGCGGTGGCGCGCCTGCTGGCCGATCGGTTGATGGTGATGCGCCGTTCGAGGGTGGTGGAGGCGGGGCTGACCGATCAGATCCTCGACGATCCGCAGCATCCGTATTCGCAGTTGCTGGTGTCGTCGGTTTTGCAACCCTGATGACGCCCAGCAATCGCCAGCCCGTAGCCCGCTTGCAATCCGGGAAAACCGTGCCAGCCATCCCCGGATTGCATCCGGGCTACAGCTGCCCGCTTGCGCATGACGCGGGATGTAGGGCGGGTGTAACCCGCCACGGCAATGGCGGGTTGCAACCGCCCTACGGCCTGCAACCGTCAACCCGTAGCCCGGATGGAATCCGGGAAGCCCGTGCCCGCCACCCCCGGATTGCATCCGGGCTACGACAGCAATCGAGGTGTATATGAACAACCTGATCGAGGTCAGCGACCTCAGCAAGACCTTCACCCTGCACCAGCAGAATGGCGTCGTCCTGCAGGTGCTGCGTGACCTGAACTTCAGCGTGCGCGGCGGCGAGTGCCTGGTGCTGCACGGCCAGTCCGGCGCTGGCAAGTCGACCCTGCTGCGCACCTTGTACGGCAACTACCTGGCCGCTGGCGGCAGCATTCGCATCCGTCACCAGGGCGAGCCGGTGGAGCTGGTCGGCGCCGAGCCGCGCCAGGTGCTGGCGGTGCGCCGGCAAAGCCTGGGTTATGTCAGTCAGTTCCTGCGGGTGATCCCGCGCGTGTCGACCCTGGACGTGGTGATGGAACCGGCGCTGTCGCGAGGCTGGACGCGCAGCGACGCCGAGGCGCGAGCCAAGGCGCTGCTAGGCCGGCTGAATATTCCTGAGGCGTTGTGGCAGCTGGCTCCGGGCACCTTCTCCGGCGGCGAGCAGCAGCGCGTCAACATCGCCCGCGGCTTTATGGTCGAGTGGCCGGTGCTGCTGCTCGACGAACCCACCGCCTCGCTGGACGACGCCAACCGCCAGGTGGTGCTGGAGCTGATTCTCGAGGCCAAGGCGGCCGGCAGCGCGCTGATCGGCATCTTCCACGACCGCATCGCCCGCGAGGCCGTGGCCGACCGTTACCTCGACATGAGCGCCGAGGCGGCGCAAGCGGAGTACGTCTATGTCGTCTGAACAGATTCTCAGCAACGCCCGTATAGTCACTGCCGAGCGCGAGTTTCTCGGGTCGGTGCTGCTGCGTGACGGGCTGATCGTTGCGGTGGACGAGGGCGCCAGTCGTCTGCCGCAGGCCCAGAACCTGGATGGCGATTACCTGCTGCCGGGGCTGGTGGAGTTGCACACCGACAACCTGGAGAAGCATATGAGCCCCAGGCCGGGAGTCGATTGGCCTTCGGCCTCGGCGGTGCTGACCCACGATGCGCAGATCGTCTCCGCCGGCATCACCACGGTGTTCGATGCGCTGGCCATCGGCGACATCAACCCGCGCGGCCGGCGCATGCAGCAGCTGCCGGCGATGATCGAGGCCATCGCCGCCAGCGAGGCAGCCGGGCAGACCCGCGCCGAGCACCGTCTGCACCTGCGCTGCGAGCTGTGCCACCCCGATGCCCTGACCATCTACCGCGACCTGGTGGAGCACCCGCTGGTGGCGCTGGTCTCGGTGATGGATCACTCGCCCGGCCAGCGCCAGTTCGCCAAGGTGGAGAAGTACCGCGAGTACTACATGGGCAAGTACCACCTGAGTCCGGCGGAGATGGAGGATTTCCTTCAGGAGCAGATCGCCAACTCGCGCCAGTACAGCGATCGCCAGCGCCGCGCCATCGTCGAGGACTGCCACAGTCGCGGCATCTCGGTGGCCAGCCATGATGACGCGACCCTGGCCCACGTGCAGGAGTCGGCCGGCTTCGGTATGGCCATCGCCGAGTTTCCCACCACCCTGGAAGCGGCCAGGGCCAGCCACGAGCTGGGGCTGAAGGTGCTGATGGGGGCACCGAATGTGGTGCGCGGCGGCTCGCACTCCGGCAATATCGCCGCCGCCGAGCTGGCGCGCCACGGCGTGCTGGATATCCTTTCCAGCGACTACTACCCGGCCAGTCTGCTGCATGCGGCCTGGCTGCTCGCCGGGCAGAACAACGACTATGATTTGCCTGCGGCCATCGCCACCGTGAGCCGCGCGCCGGCCAGGGCGGCCGGACTGGATGACCGCGGCGAGATCCGCGTCGGTCTGCGCGCCGACCTGGTGCAGGCCAGGGCCCATGGCGAGCAGCCGGTGATCCAGCAGGTGTGGCGCCAAGCACGAAGGGTATTCTGATGCAGGGCAGGTTGATCTATCTGATGGGGCCTTCGGGCTCGGGCAAGGACAGCCTGTTGCAAGCCGCGCGAGCGCCGCTGGAGGCCCACGGCTGCCGTTTCGCCCGGCGGGTTATCACCCGCAGCGCCGAGTCGGTAGGTGAGGACGCACTGGGTGTCACCCCGGACGAGTTCGAGCGTCTGCAGGGTGAGGGCGCCTTCGCCCTGAGCTGGCGTGCCAACGGCCTGGCCTACGGCATTCCGCGTGAGATCGACGACTGGCTCAGCGCCGGCCAGGACGTGCTGATCAATGGCTCGCGCGGTCATCTTGAGGCTGCGCGCCAGCGCTACCCGGATCTGCTGGCGATTCTTCTGCAGGTCGACGAGGCGGTGCTGCGCCAGCGCTTGCTGGCCCGTGGCCGCGAGACGCCGGAGCAGATCGAGCAACGCCTGGCGCGCAGCCGCAGCTTTGCCCCAGTGGGAGGCGCTTTCGGCTCGGGCATCGTGCTTCGCTCTACCTCCTGCATCCATGCAGTCGCAGCGGCGACTGTCGCGGCTAAAGCCCCTCCCACAGGGAAGTTCCTGGCAATCCTCGACAACTCCGGCCCCCTGCAACAAACCGTCAGCCGCCTGCTGCAACTGCTCGACGAGGCCCGCCGATGCGCCTGACCCTGCTCGGCAGCGGCGATGCCCGTCAGGTGCCGGTCTACAACTGCAGCTGCCCGGCCTGCGATGCGGCGCGCGTCTATCCGGCGCGCCGCCGTGGCCCCTGTTGCGCACTGATCGAATGCGGCGCGCAGCGCTGGCTGATCGACAGCGGCCTGACCGACCTTACCGAGCGCTTCGCGCCGCACAGCCTCAGCGGCATCCTGCAGACCCACTACCACGCTGACCACGCCCAGGGCCTGCTGCACCTGCGCTGGGGCCAGGGCCTGGTGATTCCGGTGCATGGCCCGGATGATCCCGAAGGGCTGGCCGATCTGTACAAGCACCCCGGCATCCTCGACTTCAGCCAGCCATTCGCCGCTTTCGAGCGTCGCCAATTGGGCGAACTGCAGGTCACCGCGCTGCCGCTGACGCATTCCAAACCGACCTTCGGGTATTTGTTCGAGGGGAAGGGGTTCGAAGGGCAGGGCAGGCGTATCGCCTACCTCACCGACACGGTTGGCGTGCCCGAGGCCAGTTGCGCCGAACTGCAGCGTGCACCGCTGGATCTGCTGGTGCTTGATTGCTCCACGGCGCCGCAACCCGTCGCACCACGCAACCACAACGACCTGACACGCGCGCTCGAAGTCA
This region includes:
- a CDS encoding alpha-D-ribose 1-methylphosphonate 5-phosphate C-P-lyase PhnJ encodes the protein MNLSNASGAHEASAYNFAYLDEQTKRMIRRGLLKAVAIPGYQVPFGGREMPLPYGWGTGGMQVTAAILGRDDVLKVIDQGADDTTNAVSIRRFFARTAGVATTERTRDASVIQTRHRIPETPLVAGQIMVYQVPIPEPLRFIEPSESETRTMHALEDYGVMHVKLYEDIATFGHIATAYTYPVTVDKRYVMDPSPIPKFDNPKLDMSPALMLFGAGREKRLYAVPPFTQVVSLDFEDHPFAVQQWDECCAFCGSTESFLDELIVDDAGSKRYVCSDTDYCRQRTERLEENQQ
- the phnL gene encoding phosphonate C-P lyase system protein PhnL, which codes for MNNLIEVSDLSKTFTLHQQNGVVLQVLRDLNFSVRGGECLVLHGQSGAGKSTLLRTLYGNYLAAGGSIRIRHQGEPVELVGAEPRQVLAVRRQSLGYVSQFLRVIPRVSTLDVVMEPALSRGWTRSDAEARAKALLGRLNIPEALWQLAPGTFSGGEQQRVNIARGFMVEWPVLLLDEPTASLDDANRQVVLELILEAKAAGSALIGIFHDRIAREAVADRYLDMSAEAAQAEYVYVV
- the phnF gene encoding phosphonate metabolism transcriptional regulator PhnF is translated as MRPFQTMNLSRQSEPLYRELAAVLREDVQRMSPGDYLPGEMQLAARFSVNRHTLRRAVDELVLEGRLLRRQGKGTQVLAKPLVYPVEAGSAFSQSLSALGHRVEAHLLERLRRSGSSEECRHLQLPDGSELVELATLRLLDGQPLSLIRHRFCASLAPLLADYRGGSLRQYLAERDLPLARTFSLIGARLPSREEAAHLLMPRHAPLLSVLTLSRDPAGRAVELAQSSSRADRFQYQVAT
- the phnC gene encoding phosphonate ABC transporter ATP-binding protein — encoded protein: MRAAIRVDRLNKSFGRKQALFDLALSVQPGEMVALIGASGSGKSTLLRHLAGLARGDAGSIEVLGRQVQADGRLNGDVRRQRADIGYIFQQFNLVGRLSVMQNVLLGGLGRMPRWRGSLSLFNAEERQRAMQALERVGLAEFAAQRASTLSGGQQQRVAIARALCQQAEVILADEPIASLDPESARKVMEILADINRCDGKTVVVTLHQVDYAVRYCQRAVALKGGRIHFDGPTESFNPDFLNDLYGGDLDISLLLPQGQRPRAVERPLTLAKA
- a CDS encoding alpha-D-ribose 1-methylphosphonate 5-triphosphate diphosphatase, whose protein sequence is MSSEQILSNARIVTAEREFLGSVLLRDGLIVAVDEGASRLPQAQNLDGDYLLPGLVELHTDNLEKHMSPRPGVDWPSASAVLTHDAQIVSAGITTVFDALAIGDINPRGRRMQQLPAMIEAIAASEAAGQTRAEHRLHLRCELCHPDALTIYRDLVEHPLVALVSVMDHSPGQRQFAKVEKYREYYMGKYHLSPAEMEDFLQEQIANSRQYSDRQRRAIVEDCHSRGISVASHDDATLAHVQESAGFGMAIAEFPTTLEAARASHELGLKVLMGAPNVVRGGSHSGNIAAAELARHGVLDILSSDYYPASLLHAAWLLAGQNNDYDLPAAIATVSRAPARAAGLDDRGEIRVGLRADLVQARAHGEQPVIQQVWRQARRVF
- the phnE gene encoding phosphonate ABC transporter, permease protein PhnE; this encodes MTTLTTATPVADGKRSWPQLIGWGLFFAVLAWSWQGAEMNPLALVRDAGNMATFAADFFPPDFSNWQHYLKEMVVTVQIALWGTVLAIVCAIPLGILCSENIVPWWIYQPVRRVMDACRSINEMVFAMLFVVAVGLGPFAGVLALFISTTGVLAKLFAEAVEAIDPGPVEGVRATGASALQEVIFGVIPQVLPLWISYSLYRFESNVRSATVVGMVGAGGIGVILWEAIRGFQFAQTCALLIVIILVVSAIDILSQRLRKLFI
- the phnG gene encoding phosphonate C-P lyase system protein PhnG; protein product: MNDLDPNIAARQRWMGVLARAGDALDAHEAALKDSAYQLIRAPEVGMTLVRGRMGGTGSAFNLGEMSVTRCVVRLADGRTGYSYLAGRDKRRAELAALADAHLQGSDQARWLSDLIEPLARQQREQRLARAARTATTQVEFFTLVRGED
- a CDS encoding Arc family DNA-binding protein, giving the protein MRPMKQAIYSSRTADKFVVRLPDGMRERIADVARNHHRSMNSEIIARLEQSMLQEGALDDDLSLRLDSPELSLHERELLQRFRQLSRRQQNALVALIAHDVEMAAEEA
- the phnH gene encoding phosphonate C-P lyase system protein PhnH; this encodes MTTLHSSHWLQPAFDDPVLDAQVSFRAALGALAEPGLPRAMDRAHALGGLAPATYGLCLAFLDSDTPLWLAPRFDTPLIRANLAFHCGCPIVAEREIALFALLDESELSDLSDFDNGSERYPDQSCTLLIQLGDLHAGPALRWRGPGIKDVRSVSLPLPASFWQQRQARNAFPRGLDCFFAADGEVIGLPRSTHVLIETEEAA
- a CDS encoding carbon-phosphorus lyase complex subunit PhnI, with product MYVAVKGGERAIDNAHQLLASRRRGDTAVAELSVQQVRQQLPLAVARVMSEGSLYDEELAALAIKQAAGDLMEAIFLLRAYRTTLPRFGASEPLDTTKMQLERRISATFKDLPGGQLLGPTFDYTHRLLDFALLAEGEYPAPEAAVTDEPKPCPRVLDFLAGEGLMARETDDGAPVPDITREPLAFPASRAERLQALARGDEGFLLALGYSTQRGYGRNHPFAGEIRIGAVEVWMTPAELGFAVPLGDIEITECEMVNQFVGESAEQAQFTRGYGLAFGYAERKAMGMALVDRALRAREYGEEVQGPAQEEEFVLMHCDNVEASGFVSHLKLPHYVDFQAELELIRKLRRQRRTADESV
- the phnD gene encoding phosphonate ABC transporter substrate-binding protein, coding for MFKRIGQVLAASALVTGSLLGSVQAAEELNFGIISTESSQNLKAMWEPFLADMSKQTGVKINAFFAPDYAGIIQGMRFDKVDVAWYGNKSAMEAVDRAGGEIFAQTVAANGAQGYYSLLVAHKDSPINSVEDMLKNAKSLTFANGDPNSTSGYLVPGYYVFAQNNADAGKIFKRSLNGSHEVNALSVANKQVDVGTFNSEGMERLEVTAPDKAAQLKVIWTSPLIPSDPIVWRKNLPQETRDKLRDFFMTYGAKPEEKKVLEDLQWGQFKASDNDQLLPIRQLELFKKRTEVANNDKLKDADKQAQLKELDDELAKLEQRMAEREKQGGASAG
- the phnK gene encoding phosphonate C-P lyase system protein PhnK gives rise to the protein MSAAERLQPAVAATEPLFSVRDLTRLYGPDKGCQGVSFDLYPGEVLGIVGESGSGKSTLLSLLSGRCPPDRGAVSYRGRDDQWLDLYSASEAERRTLLRTEWGFVEQNPRDGLRMAVSAGANIGERLMAQGVRHYGELRAAGLDWLSQVEIDPARIDDLPRTFSGGMQQRLQIARNLVSSPRLVFMDEPTGGLDVSVQARLLDLLRGLVRELDLAVVIVTHDLAVARLLADRLMVMRRSRVVEAGLTDQILDDPQHPYSQLLVSSVLQP